From Paenibacillus graminis, a single genomic window includes:
- a CDS encoding response regulator transcription factor, whose translation MKILLVEDDKTIASGLEYSLQQDGFPTVLCHDVASAKKVLTEDIDQFALCLFDLQLPDGSGYELCKMVKERRDIPVIFLTVIDDEVNVVMGLDMGADDYITKPFRVRELLSRIKTVLRRYQKPSYTIAIIDIGNVRINTLEGKVHKNGAEISLTALEYRLLLIFGSHIGQVLTRNQLLEQIWDVAGDFVNDNTLTVYIKRLREKLEDDPGHPVLIKTIRGLGYKAGD comes from the coding sequence ATGAAAATTTTATTAGTCGAAGATGATAAGACGATCGCATCGGGCCTGGAATATTCGCTGCAGCAAGACGGTTTTCCAACCGTTCTCTGCCATGATGTCGCCTCAGCCAAAAAGGTGCTCACCGAAGACATCGATCAGTTTGCTTTATGCTTGTTCGACTTACAGCTTCCGGACGGAAGCGGCTATGAATTGTGTAAGATGGTGAAAGAGCGGCGGGACATTCCGGTCATCTTCTTAACGGTGATTGACGATGAGGTCAATGTCGTGATGGGGCTTGACATGGGAGCCGACGATTATATTACAAAGCCTTTTCGGGTTCGTGAGCTGCTCTCCCGGATCAAGACAGTCTTGCGGAGATACCAGAAGCCGTCTTACACCATAGCGATCATAGACATCGGCAATGTCCGAATCAATACGCTGGAAGGCAAAGTGCATAAAAACGGCGCTGAAATTTCGTTGACCGCATTAGAGTATCGCTTATTGCTGATCTTTGGCAGCCACATTGGACAGGTTCTCACAAGGAATCAGCTTCTGGAGCAAATCTGGGACGTGGCCGGAGACTTCGTGAACGACAATACGTTAACGGTTTATATCAAAAGGCTCAGAGAAAAGCTGGAGGATGATCCAGGGCATCCGGTTTTGATCAAAACGATACGCGGTTTAGGCTATAAGGCCGGTGATTAG
- a CDS encoding ABC transporter permease, whose protein sequence is MKAVLDSQRNHVGIKRGKLFLLRIKRDALLYALLLLPISYIAIFKYAPIYGLIMAFQDYNIFEGIRGSEWVGLDVFRFIFQQDSFYRALKNTLVLNVLDLIAGFPAPILLAILLNEVRQARFKKITQTVLYLPHFMSWVIIGGIVYLMFSNSGMVNHFIAALGLEKIEFLSQKIPWLITYIFVGVWQNIGWGTIIYLAAITGINKELYEASDMDGCSRLRKMWHITLPGIKPTINILLILQIGRMVSIGFDRPFVMGNSLVSEYSDVISTFVYRVGISSGDFSQATAVGLFQSVVGLTLLVGANYIAKKLGEDGIW, encoded by the coding sequence ATGAAAGCGGTTTTAGACAGTCAACGAAACCATGTCGGGATCAAAAGAGGAAAACTTTTTCTACTCCGAATCAAAAGAGATGCCCTTCTGTATGCCCTTTTGCTGTTGCCTATTTCTTATATTGCCATTTTTAAATATGCTCCAATCTACGGCTTGATTATGGCCTTCCAGGATTACAACATTTTTGAAGGCATACGGGGTAGCGAGTGGGTGGGACTTGATGTGTTCCGTTTTATTTTCCAGCAGGACAGCTTCTATCGTGCACTGAAGAATACCCTGGTGCTGAATGTTCTGGATCTGATCGCGGGATTTCCGGCACCGATTCTACTGGCCATTCTGCTTAATGAAGTGAGACAGGCCAGATTCAAGAAAATAACCCAGACCGTCCTGTATCTGCCGCACTTTATGTCCTGGGTGATCATTGGGGGGATTGTATACCTGATGTTCTCGAACAGCGGGATGGTCAATCATTTCATAGCTGCCCTCGGACTAGAGAAGATTGAGTTCCTGTCGCAGAAAATCCCCTGGCTGATCACCTACATCTTCGTTGGCGTCTGGCAGAATATCGGCTGGGGGACCATCATTTATCTGGCGGCGATCACCGGAATCAATAAGGAATTGTATGAGGCCTCCGATATGGACGGGTGCAGCAGGCTTCGCAAAATGTGGCATATTACCCTGCCCGGCATTAAGCCGACCATCAACATTCTGCTTATCCTTCAGATTGGCCGGATGGTGTCCATCGGGTTCGACCGCCCCTTCGTGATGGGGAATTCACTGGTCAGTGAATACTCCGATGTAATCAGTACCTTCGTGTATAGAGTGGGCATCAGTTCGGGAGACTTCTCCCAGGCTACAGCGGTAGGCTTGTTCCAATCCGTGGTCGGTCTGACCCTGCTCGTAGGCGCCAACTATATCGCGAAGAAATTAGGTGAGGATGGAATATGGTGA
- a CDS encoding extracellular solute-binding protein encodes MSTGIKKTAAILFSMTLLAGVAAGCGGNGNKSGETSSSEASTAASGAPSGAPVTLTVEVFDRGVQGQPDLNNNKWTQYVNEKFGKPNNAIVEFVPVPRSQEVDKLNVLMAANQAPDISFTYDGTLVTRFAKSKGLYTLDELLEQHGQQLKSYLGEKVLSYGKYDGKQVSIPGKRTLLAWNGMFIRKDWLDKLGLPVPTNRDELYETLVAFRDKNPGNVNGVIPWATAAAGMNYTFGNLVQSFWKTMSEEEFVTTTNWLKPGNKEAYQWLNKLYNEKLISPDFALDKTTKQADADVTNGKVGFYAANWDYPMTQKIRVPLKQNAPEANYVPVDTFKNDEGKYLKEVYNENGIFSFIPKSSKNAELAIKYLNWMADPEVMFFLQFGEEGVNHKLVDGIPHGIAQTGENMQMSNLNMDYTVIVNGAELGDTDKNVRTYAAALAAGDKSYEKLATDSYKINTTDGYSSFNYGVPNEANIKYGKTLGDMNKQMIDRLIVAKPAEFDALYDKLVKEYMDAGGKAVQEENVKNYREVTAKQ; translated from the coding sequence GTGAGTACGGGCATAAAGAAAACAGCAGCAATTCTGTTCAGTATGACGCTTCTGGCCGGTGTTGCGGCAGGCTGTGGAGGGAATGGCAACAAGAGCGGGGAGACATCGTCGTCAGAGGCATCAACGGCGGCCTCTGGGGCCCCTTCCGGTGCTCCGGTAACCTTGACGGTAGAAGTGTTCGACCGCGGGGTTCAGGGACAGCCGGATTTGAACAACAACAAATGGACCCAATACGTCAATGAGAAATTCGGCAAGCCCAATAACGCCATTGTAGAATTTGTTCCTGTCCCCCGATCCCAGGAAGTCGACAAGCTGAATGTATTAATGGCCGCGAACCAGGCCCCTGATATTTCCTTCACCTACGACGGGACACTGGTCACCCGCTTCGCCAAAAGCAAGGGACTCTATACGCTGGACGAATTGCTGGAACAGCACGGCCAGCAATTGAAGTCGTACCTGGGCGAGAAGGTTCTCTCCTACGGAAAATATGACGGCAAACAGGTCTCCATCCCGGGCAAGCGGACCCTGCTGGCCTGGAACGGAATGTTCATCCGCAAGGATTGGCTGGATAAGCTGGGCCTGCCGGTTCCGACGAACCGGGACGAATTGTATGAGACGCTGGTAGCCTTCCGTGACAAGAACCCCGGTAATGTGAACGGCGTCATCCCTTGGGCTACAGCGGCTGCCGGTATGAACTACACCTTCGGCAACCTGGTGCAATCGTTCTGGAAGACCATGTCGGAGGAGGAATTCGTCACCACGACAAACTGGCTGAAGCCCGGTAACAAGGAGGCTTACCAATGGCTGAACAAGCTGTACAATGAGAAGCTGATCAGCCCTGATTTTGCCCTGGACAAAACAACCAAGCAGGCGGATGCCGATGTAACCAACGGCAAGGTAGGCTTCTATGCTGCCAACTGGGATTATCCGATGACGCAAAAAATCCGTGTTCCGCTAAAGCAAAATGCGCCGGAGGCCAACTATGTTCCGGTTGATACCTTCAAAAATGACGAAGGCAAATACCTCAAAGAGGTATATAATGAGAATGGAATATTCTCTTTCATTCCCAAGAGCAGCAAGAACGCAGAGCTGGCGATTAAATATCTGAACTGGATGGCTGACCCGGAAGTGATGTTCTTCCTGCAGTTCGGTGAAGAAGGCGTTAACCACAAGCTGGTAGACGGCATCCCGCACGGGATTGCACAGACCGGCGAGAATATGCAAATGAGCAATTTGAATATGGATTATACGGTGATTGTAAACGGCGCTGAGCTGGGTGATACCGACAAGAATGTCAGAACATATGCCGCAGCGCTGGCAGCCGGGGACAAGAGTTACGAGAAGCTGGCTACCGATTCCTATAAAATCAATACAACGGACGGCTATAGCAGCTTCAACTATGGCGTACCGAACGAAGCCAATATCAAGTACGGCAAAACCCTGGGCGACATGAACAAGCAAATGATTGACAGGCTGATCGTTGCCAAGCCGGCAGAGTTCGACGCCCTGTACGATAAGCTGGTTAAAGAATATATGGACGCCGGCGGTAAAGCTGTTCAAGAGGAGAATGTGAAGAATTACAGGGAAGTCACAGCCAAACAATAG
- a CDS encoding response regulator transcription factor yields the protein MYKVMIVDDESWAIRGIQNAFDWEKYGFEITGQFTSAYKAWEAMCTQQPDLVFTDIRMPDISGLDLMKRAKAQGLNTEFVIVSGYGEFEYAQEAIRYGALDYFLKPLDVDMADTFIAKLATHFSRRSATRNHLLLDALTSGDETEIRRFLPLPASMDVCYYQVFAVYLRSDIKDIRKLLSLEGRNITAVEVEAGSRKLLVVRMAEHLSGLEWTPDEGVLTETGIQSVGISSITSQLQQVSKLIKEADLSASHIFLEQTAEAVHYEPKFHLMKPCIDGLYTIIHGNSLDDMDVYITGLQAYFRNHHLGMGEVVYLWNQSVGMLINAYAEELRDMELEFLNYSEIKERFEDFASLCSFLNDVLTVIRQGRSRSLQEGDILSCFNRMVAYIDRNFEQKLYLKDLSVQFFINQVYCCQLFKNNLGRTFSEYVAELRIRKARELLKQTDLSIEQIAVKSGYVDYYYFNKVFKKHCGMTPTKFRKS from the coding sequence ATGTACAAGGTCATGATTGTAGATGATGAGTCATGGGCGATAAGAGGAATTCAGAACGCCTTTGACTGGGAGAAATACGGTTTTGAAATCACAGGACAATTTACAAGCGCTTACAAAGCGTGGGAGGCCATGTGTACACAGCAGCCGGACTTGGTGTTTACGGATATCCGGATGCCGGATATCTCCGGGCTGGATCTGATGAAGCGGGCCAAAGCGCAAGGGCTGAACACTGAGTTTGTCATCGTAAGCGGATATGGGGAATTTGAATACGCCCAGGAAGCGATACGCTACGGGGCGCTCGATTATTTCCTGAAGCCTCTGGATGTCGATATGGCGGATACATTCATTGCGAAGCTGGCCACTCACTTCTCCCGGAGAAGCGCAACGCGCAATCACCTTCTTCTGGATGCGCTGACCTCGGGGGATGAGACCGAGATCAGGCGGTTCCTGCCGCTTCCGGCCAGCATGGATGTATGCTATTACCAGGTATTTGCGGTCTATTTGCGGAGTGACATTAAGGATATCAGGAAGCTGCTGTCTCTGGAGGGCAGGAACATAACTGCAGTGGAGGTTGAAGCCGGGTCCCGAAAGCTGCTCGTCGTACGGATGGCTGAGCATCTGAGCGGCTTGGAGTGGACCCCGGATGAAGGGGTGCTGACGGAGACGGGAATCCAAAGTGTGGGCATCAGCAGCATCACCAGCCAGCTTCAGCAGGTGAGCAAGCTGATTAAAGAAGCTGACCTGTCCGCCTCGCATATTTTTCTGGAGCAGACGGCAGAAGCCGTTCACTATGAGCCGAAGTTTCATCTCATGAAACCTTGCATTGATGGTCTCTATACGATCATTCACGGGAATTCGCTTGACGATATGGATGTGTACATTACAGGGCTGCAGGCATACTTCAGGAACCATCATCTGGGCATGGGTGAGGTGGTCTACTTATGGAATCAGTCTGTAGGGATGCTTATAAACGCATATGCTGAGGAACTGAGGGACATGGAGCTGGAATTCCTCAATTATTCCGAGATCAAGGAACGGTTCGAAGACTTTGCGTCTCTGTGCAGCTTCTTGAATGACGTCCTCACGGTCATCCGGCAAGGCAGAAGCCGTTCCTTGCAGGAAGGGGACATCCTATCCTGCTTCAACCGGATGGTCGCCTATATCGACCGGAACTTTGAGCAGAAATTGTATCTGAAGGATTTGTCTGTCCAGTTCTTCATTAATCAGGTGTATTGCTGTCAGTTGTTCAAGAACAATCTGGGCAGAACCTTCTCCGAATATGTGGCAGAGCTGAGGATCAGGAAAGCCCGGGAGCTGCTGAAGCAGACGGACCTGTCCATTGAGCAAATTGCCGTTAAGTCCGGGTATGTGGATTATTATTATTTCAATAAAGTGTTCAAGAAGCATTGCGGGATGACGCCCACCAAATTCAGAAAAAGCTAA
- a CDS encoding ABC transporter ATP-binding protein: MEILRIEHLSKIYGTGESAVKALDEVSFSVQKGEFIAIIGPSGSGKSTLLHMLGGVDRPSGGKVFVEDTDMYALNETQLAIFRRRQIGLIYQFFNLIPVLTVEENMTLPLLLDKQKVDQKQLNSLVHTLHLQHRLNHLPNQLSGGQQQRVSIGRALIGNPAIILADEPTGNLDSKNSSEIVDLLKMLNKTYHQTLIVITHDERIALQADRIISIEDGRIAKDEVIRR; the protein is encoded by the coding sequence ATGGAAATTTTAAGAATCGAACATTTATCTAAAATATACGGCACAGGCGAATCGGCGGTGAAGGCGCTTGACGAGGTTTCTTTTTCGGTCCAAAAAGGCGAATTCATTGCGATTATCGGCCCGTCCGGTTCGGGGAAATCGACGCTTCTCCATATGCTGGGCGGCGTGGACCGGCCGTCTGGGGGTAAAGTTTTTGTTGAGGATACGGACATGTATGCCTTAAACGAAACGCAGCTGGCCATCTTCAGACGCAGGCAAATCGGCCTGATCTATCAGTTTTTCAATCTGATTCCCGTCCTGACGGTGGAGGAGAATATGACGCTGCCGCTCTTGCTGGATAAACAAAAGGTAGATCAAAAGCAGCTGAATAGCCTCGTGCATACACTCCATTTGCAGCACCGGTTAAATCATCTGCCGAATCAGTTATCCGGAGGACAGCAGCAGCGGGTTTCGATTGGCAGAGCCCTTATTGGCAATCCTGCAATCATCCTGGCAGACGAACCGACCGGGAATCTGGACAGCAAGAATAGCAGCGAGATCGTCGATCTATTAAAAATGTTGAATAAAACCTATCATCAGACGCTGATCGTGATTACGCATGACGAACGAATCGCCTTGCAAGCCGACAGGATCATTTCGATTGAAGACGGGAGGATTGCCAAAGACGAGGTGATCCGGCGATGA
- a CDS encoding VanZ family protein, with the protein MHLKQQRKIIFTITLFYTLFILYFMFLAFGRAGTVEFNTEYTFIFLPDDFFRLPGLSDLLHPTVMDLVGFGNIAAFIPFGILIPLLYRTSFIRFMTLFILSILVLETLQALTLLGSFDMNDVIQNSMGAAVGFGAYKFGFRTKNVWRNIAAAGISIVVLMIGIWGSFGLVDKALTKEKGPFVAINELKDSTGNPSAGTKRYRLKIGGQDVEPQYNVYSAEGKNKKTYKYTLDNKEEMYFSLNYGIPDQKDLHGSISVAIDGHEFLSAAADYLRHESYMSEIFLQQANELTITIEGNVAMWDVGLREMKYFWN; encoded by the coding sequence ATGCATTTGAAGCAACAGCGGAAGATTATTTTTACCATTACCCTATTCTATACCCTTTTTATTCTTTATTTTATGTTTCTCGCTTTCGGCAGAGCAGGTACTGTAGAGTTCAATACCGAATACACCTTTATTTTTTTACCGGATGATTTTTTTAGGCTGCCGGGCCTATCGGATCTTCTACATCCTACAGTGATGGATCTTGTGGGTTTTGGGAACATCGCAGCTTTTATCCCTTTTGGCATATTGATTCCATTGTTATACCGGACCAGCTTTATTCGATTCATGACATTGTTTATCCTTTCCATACTTGTACTGGAGACCCTTCAGGCATTAACTTTGCTCGGCAGCTTTGATATGAATGACGTTATTCAGAACTCAATGGGCGCAGCAGTCGGATTCGGGGCGTACAAATTTGGCTTTCGCACAAAAAATGTATGGAGAAATATTGCTGCTGCGGGCATTTCCATTGTTGTCCTTATGATCGGGATTTGGGGAAGCTTCGGGCTGGTTGACAAAGCGCTCACCAAAGAAAAAGGCCCCTTTGTGGCGATCAACGAATTGAAAGACAGCACCGGAAATCCTTCGGCGGGGACCAAACGATACCGTCTCAAAATTGGCGGCCAAGACGTAGAACCCCAATATAATGTGTATAGCGCCGAAGGCAAAAACAAGAAAACGTACAAATATACGTTAGACAATAAGGAGGAGATGTATTTCTCCTTGAATTATGGAATTCCCGATCAAAAGGATTTGCATGGCAGCATCAGCGTTGCCATCGATGGACATGAGTTCCTGTCCGCAGCTGCAGATTATCTACGCCATGAGTCGTATATGTCTGAAATTTTTCTCCAACAGGCAAATGAGCTTACGATAACCATTGAGGGAAATGTAGCCATGTGGGATGTTGGACTTAGAGAGATGAAATATTTCTGGAACTGA
- a CDS encoding sensor histidine kinase, translating into MLRNREIQILLLIMGSISLTAIVAAAFISSISAVFVSILSILLIGSSLLFMRWRYRELEKLSVYLREISNGNDSLDVRDNQEGELSILKNDIYKVTLMLSEHRSLLHRDKLQLTDAISDISHQLKTPLTSMKVMADLLSSPDLPPAKRTEFTHHIRIQLERIDWLVSSLLKLSKMDAKTIQFKKDRIPVKNLIQKALEPVMIPMDIKEQTVSIAGDDDVAFAGDFNWTVEAVINILKNGVEHTHEGGAITITFSENTLFTEIVIADNGKGIPKEDLPYIFKRFYKGKNAGEGSIGIGLAMAHSIIASQNGVIDVTSESGKGTQFRIKFYKQVI; encoded by the coding sequence ATGCTGCGTAACCGGGAAATTCAGATTTTATTGCTCATCATGGGCTCGATTAGCTTAACGGCGATCGTTGCGGCTGCTTTCATTTCGTCTATCTCGGCGGTGTTCGTATCCATTCTATCCATTCTGCTTATTGGCAGCAGTTTATTATTCATGAGATGGAGATACCGCGAGCTAGAGAAGCTGTCCGTCTATCTGCGGGAAATTAGCAACGGCAATGATTCCCTTGACGTCCGTGATAATCAAGAAGGCGAGCTTAGCATTCTAAAAAATGATATTTACAAAGTGACGCTCATGTTATCGGAGCACAGGTCGTTATTGCACCGGGACAAACTTCAACTGACAGATGCCATATCCGATATATCGCATCAGCTCAAAACGCCGCTCACCTCCATGAAGGTTATGGCGGATTTGTTAAGCTCCCCTGACCTGCCTCCTGCCAAAAGAACGGAGTTCACCCATCATATCCGCATTCAGCTTGAACGCATTGATTGGCTTGTTTCTTCCTTATTAAAATTATCGAAAATGGACGCGAAGACTATCCAGTTCAAAAAAGACCGAATCCCCGTGAAAAACCTTATCCAGAAGGCTTTAGAGCCGGTTATGATTCCGATGGATATTAAGGAACAAACGGTTTCCATCGCGGGCGATGACGACGTCGCTTTTGCCGGCGATTTCAATTGGACTGTCGAAGCGGTCATCAATATTTTGAAAAACGGCGTGGAGCACACGCATGAAGGCGGAGCAATCACCATCACCTTTTCCGAAAACACGTTATTTACGGAAATCGTCATTGCTGACAACGGAAAAGGCATTCCGAAAGAGGATTTGCCTTATATTTTCAAACGTTTTTATAAAGGAAAAAACGCCGGCGAAGGGAGCATCGGCATAGGACTTGCGATGGCTCACAGCATCATTGCCAGCCAGAATGGAGTGATCGATGTGACGAGCGAGAGCGGGAAGGGGACACAGTTTCGGATTAAATTTTATAAGCAAGTGATTTAG
- a CDS encoding carbohydrate ABC transporter permease has protein sequence MVKLMKKVRPGKKMSVADIAIIVFIVALSFTCIVPFLYMIALSLSSNEAIVAQKVGLWPVDFTIETYKTILSDMDMLYTLGYSIVLTIVFTVVCMFLTICAAYPLTKKRLWGRNFILSALVFTMYFSGGLIPSYILVKNLGMMNTVWSLILPGAMSVFNLIILKTFFTSLPESLEESASIDGCSDLGILIRIVLPLSLPSIATLSLFYAVDRWNGFQDALFYITKKELYPMQLKLYQIISANQQLDSQQGGEGSIGSFIVPESLKAASVMFTTVPILLIYPKLQKYFVDGVMTGAIKG, from the coding sequence ATGGTGAAGCTGATGAAGAAAGTGCGTCCAGGGAAAAAAATGAGTGTAGCCGATATTGCGATTATAGTATTCATTGTGGCCTTGTCCTTCACATGTATTGTTCCGTTCCTATATATGATTGCGCTTTCACTAAGCTCTAACGAAGCGATTGTGGCCCAGAAGGTAGGGTTGTGGCCGGTAGATTTCACAATTGAAACGTACAAAACCATTCTGAGCGATATGGATATGCTGTATACGCTGGGATACAGTATTGTGCTTACAATTGTCTTCACGGTCGTCTGTATGTTCCTGACCATTTGCGCGGCGTATCCGTTAACGAAGAAGCGGCTGTGGGGAAGAAATTTTATTCTGTCAGCCCTCGTCTTCACGATGTATTTCAGCGGCGGACTGATTCCTTCCTATATTCTGGTTAAAAACCTCGGTATGATGAACACGGTATGGAGTCTGATTCTGCCGGGCGCCATGAGCGTCTTCAACCTGATCATCCTGAAAACGTTCTTCACCTCGCTTCCTGAGAGTCTGGAGGAATCAGCGTCCATTGACGGGTGTTCGGATCTGGGCATTCTCATCCGAATTGTGCTTCCGCTCTCGCTGCCTTCCATTGCCACATTAAGCCTCTTCTATGCAGTGGACCGGTGGAACGGCTTCCAGGATGCCTTGTTCTATATTACGAAGAAAGAGCTGTATCCTATGCAGCTCAAGCTGTACCAGATCATTTCGGCCAATCAGCAGCTTGATAGCCAGCAGGGGGGAGAAGGAAGTATCGGCTCCTTCATCGTGCCTGAATCCCTGAAAGCAGCGAGCGTGATGTTTACAACCGTTCCGATTCTGCTGATCTATCCGAAGCTCCAGAAGTATTTCGTAGATGGGGTAATGACCGGAGCGATTAAGGGCTGA
- a CDS encoding ABC transporter permease, whose amino-acid sequence MNIVNTLTIRHLKQNKKRTLLTIIGVIISVAMVTAVASLVFSFSDLLIRQTIAETGEWHVQYQDVTKEQLAAIQGDNAAKTVAITRDLGYAPLEGGQNPNKPYLFIKEYNAQGFTQFPIELSKGRLPHTDKEIVMSEAVATNAKMKVEIGDRLTLRVGERFEQGGGNPLDQTESLRRKDGILTETLQHLMTKDYTVVGFIKPPEGETAWAPGYTVLSYIDENIIGANDRVNAAVVLQKVNPSLFAHAENLAKRNHIETVQYNNDLLHYYGLSKSKASYSMMYSLAVILMAVIMIGSVSLIYNAFAISVSERSRHLGMLASVGATKRQKRNSVLFEGAVIGLMGIPIGILCGLAGIGITFWFMNALIQGVLWTTEQLVLIVTPLSLLIICVVSMLTIFISAYLPAIRASKVSAMDAIRQTTDLKLTAKAVKTSRFIRRLFGIEAEIGLKNLKRNKRRYHAIVFSLVISIVLFLTVSFFITGMKQSLDLSQEGVNFDIEVSYSNGERIDDRLIQSIVSLDGVKEYNVIHELSKSAWVDEAFIADELQEKVKKDKSLLQDGKYPYEIKIHALNDSGLQAYAKAVGADYEQLTDPDHPAAIVMDTIHYKDMDTGKYVRTKAMYTNVGQSIELMNFYNGRKAEINKVSVAALTDQAPMGMNTIGIGGLNIIVSERVMNRLADDEDITSIQTYLYLKSTEPMTTQQEIEEMHETNLNATNSYQSRKSEEQQILLMSVFSYGFIVLISAISIANIFNTVSTGISLRKREFAMLKSVGMTPKGFAKMMNYESIFYGVKSLLFGLPVSFVVMYLIYRAFANKFSYGFTLPWMSILSVIVAVFVIVGSAIVYSGAKVKKENIIDALKKESI is encoded by the coding sequence ATGAACATTGTCAATACACTAACCATCCGGCATCTGAAGCAAAATAAAAAACGAACGCTATTAACCATCATCGGCGTCATCATTTCGGTTGCCATGGTGACTGCTGTCGCTTCGCTTGTTTTTTCCTTTTCCGATTTGTTGATCAGACAAACCATTGCGGAAACAGGGGAGTGGCATGTCCAATATCAAGATGTAACCAAAGAACAGCTCGCGGCGATACAGGGCGATAACGCAGCCAAAACCGTTGCGATCACAAGAGATCTTGGCTATGCCCCATTAGAAGGGGGACAGAATCCTAATAAACCGTACTTGTTCATCAAGGAATATAATGCACAAGGTTTCACGCAATTTCCAATTGAATTAAGCAAGGGGCGTCTTCCGCACACGGACAAGGAAATCGTTATGTCTGAAGCCGTTGCAACGAACGCCAAAATGAAGGTTGAAATCGGCGATCGTCTAACCCTTCGTGTAGGTGAACGATTCGAGCAAGGGGGGGGCAATCCCTTGGATCAGACTGAATCGCTGCGTAGGAAAGACGGCATATTGACCGAAACATTGCAGCATTTAATGACAAAGGATTATACGGTGGTGGGCTTCATCAAACCTCCCGAAGGGGAAACAGCTTGGGCCCCGGGTTATACGGTCCTTAGCTATATCGATGAAAACATCATCGGTGCAAACGATCGGGTCAATGCGGCGGTGGTCTTGCAGAAAGTTAATCCGTCCTTGTTCGCTCATGCGGAAAATTTGGCGAAGAGGAACCATATCGAGACAGTCCAATATAATAACGATTTGCTTCATTATTACGGCTTGTCCAAAAGCAAAGCCTCGTACAGCATGATGTACTCCTTAGCGGTGATTCTGATGGCGGTCATTATGATCGGCTCGGTTTCGCTCATCTATAATGCTTTTGCGATATCCGTCTCGGAACGTTCCCGCCATTTAGGGATGCTCGCGAGCGTGGGGGCTACGAAAAGGCAGAAGAGGAATTCAGTGCTTTTTGAAGGAGCCGTCATTGGCTTGATGGGCATTCCCATTGGCATCCTGTGCGGTCTTGCCGGGATTGGGATCACCTTTTGGTTCATGAACGCACTGATTCAAGGGGTATTATGGACCACTGAACAGCTGGTGCTCATCGTCACGCCGTTATCGCTCTTGATTATCTGTGTGGTCTCGATGCTGACGATTTTCATTTCGGCGTATCTTCCGGCCATCAGAGCATCCAAGGTATCCGCCATGGACGCGATTCGCCAAACAACCGACTTAAAGCTTACGGCCAAAGCTGTAAAAACGTCGAGGTTCATTCGCCGGCTCTTCGGCATCGAAGCGGAAATCGGGCTGAAAAATTTAAAAAGGAACAAACGGAGATATCATGCCATCGTATTTTCGCTCGTCATCAGCATCGTTTTGTTTTTAACAGTATCGTTTTTTATCACCGGCATGAAACAATCCCTGGATCTGTCGCAGGAAGGCGTCAATTTCGATATTGAAGTATCGTACAGCAATGGAGAAAGAATAGATGACCGTTTGATACAATCGATTGTCTCCCTGGATGGCGTAAAGGAATACAACGTGATTCACGAGCTGTCTAAGAGCGCTTGGGTTGATGAAGCGTTCATCGCCGATGAATTGCAAGAGAAGGTTAAGAAGGATAAGAGTTTACTGCAAGACGGGAAATATCCTTACGAAATTAAGATCCATGCATTGAACGATTCGGGTCTGCAAGCCTATGCCAAAGCGGTCGGCGCAGATTACGAACAGCTCACGGATCCGGATCATCCCGCCGCGATCGTGATGGATACGATCCATTACAAAGATATGGATACGGGAAAATATGTCCGGACGAAGGCCATGTATACGAATGTCGGCCAAAGCATCGAATTAATGAATTTCTATAATGGGAGAAAAGCGGAAATAAATAAAGTTTCCGTTGCCGCTTTGACGGATCAAGCTCCTATGGGGATGAACACGATAGGAATAGGCGGGTTAAATATCATCGTTTCGGAGCGCGTCATGAATCGATTGGCAGACGACGAGGACATAACTAGCATTCAGACATACCTCTATTTGAAAAGTACGGAACCGATGACAACACAGCAGGAAATCGAAGAGATGCATGAGACCAATCTGAATGCCACCAATTCATATCAATCCAGAAAAAGCGAAGAACAACAGATTCTATTGATGTCTGTCTTTTCTTATGGTTTTATCGTATTGATTTCAGCGATTTCCATTGCGAACATTTTTAATACGGTCTCGACGGGCATATCCCTTCGAAAACGGGAATTTGCGATGCTGAAATCCGTTGGCATGACCCCAAAAGGCTTTGCGAAAATGATGAACTATGAAAGTATTTTTTATGGGGTCAAGTCGCTGCTCTTCGGTCTCCCCGTCAGTTTCGTCGTGATGTATCTGATCTATAGGGCATTTGCGAACAAATTCAGCTACGGGTTCACCCTCCCTTGGATGAGCATTCTTTCTGTCATTGTTGCCGTATTTGTCATTGTCGGTTCCGCGATTGTTTATTCCGGTGCGAAAGTAAAAAAGGAAAACATTATTGATGCATTAAAGAAAGAGAGTATATGA